A single region of the Streptomyces sp. ITFR-16 genome encodes:
- a CDS encoding SpoIIE family protein phosphatase codes for MTEHPTSHEGRQPLAARSQERTRPRQRDAASAAAAASAAIPAPAKGPNPAVAGTGPAAGQDPQAAARREGDRLRFVGAATRRIARGIDLDEIVLGLCRASVPTFSDAILVYLRDPLPVGDERPVNPFVLRLRRSDRLRLTDEETENLPESERLRLPALDPQADLTPAAELCEVRAGGALAEVLRGVRPVFGDSAAARVALPELLGADRTVPSGHRAILAPLRGRRRVIGAAVFLRGTERPPFEANDLLVAAQLATHTALGIDKAVLYGREAYIADELQRTMLPDSLPQPTGVRLASRYLPAAETARVGGDWYDAIPLPGSRVALVVGDVMGHSMTSAAIMGQLRTTAQTLAGLDLPPQEVLHHLDEQAQRLGSDRMATCLYAVYDPVAHRITIANAGHPPPVLLHLGGHAEVLRVPPGAPIGVGGVDFEAVELDAPAGATLLLYTDGLVESRLRDVWTGIEQLRERLATTARLTGPDHSPPLEALCDDVLDMLGPGDRDDDIALLAARFDGIAPSDVAYWFLEPEDSAPGRARRLARRALSRWGLDDLSDSVELLVSEVVTNAVRYAERPVTLRLLRTDILRCEVGDDAPQLPRQRRARDMDEGGRGLFLVNRLARRWGATRLSTGKVVWFEMPTRGQ; via the coding sequence GTGACGGAGCACCCCACCTCCCACGAAGGCCGGCAGCCACTCGCCGCCCGGTCGCAGGAACGCACCCGGCCCCGGCAGCGGGATGCCGCCTCGGCGGCTGCCGCCGCCTCCGCGGCGATCCCGGCCCCGGCCAAGGGACCGAATCCGGCCGTGGCCGGCACCGGCCCCGCGGCGGGCCAGGACCCGCAGGCGGCTGCCCGTCGCGAGGGCGACCGGCTGCGCTTCGTGGGGGCAGCGACCCGGCGGATCGCCCGGGGCATAGACCTGGACGAGATCGTGCTGGGACTGTGCCGGGCCAGTGTGCCGACGTTCTCCGACGCCATACTCGTCTACCTCCGCGACCCGCTGCCGGTCGGCGACGAGCGGCCCGTCAACCCGTTCGTGCTGCGGCTGCGCCGCTCGGACCGGCTGCGGCTGACCGACGAGGAGACCGAGAACCTCCCGGAGAGCGAGCGGCTGCGGCTGCCCGCCCTCGACCCGCAGGCCGATCTGACGCCCGCCGCCGAGCTGTGCGAGGTCCGGGCCGGCGGTGCGCTGGCCGAGGTGCTGCGCGGGGTGCGGCCGGTCTTCGGCGACTCCGCCGCCGCCCGGGTCGCCCTGCCGGAGCTGCTCGGCGCGGACCGTACGGTGCCCTCGGGCCACCGGGCGATCCTGGCCCCGCTGCGCGGCAGGCGCCGGGTGATCGGCGCCGCGGTCTTCCTGCGCGGCACCGAGCGCCCGCCGTTCGAGGCCAACGACCTGCTGGTCGCGGCCCAGCTGGCGACGCACACCGCCCTCGGCATCGACAAGGCCGTGCTCTACGGGCGCGAGGCCTACATCGCCGACGAGCTCCAGCGGACCATGCTGCCCGACTCGCTCCCCCAGCCCACCGGGGTCCGGCTCGCCTCCCGCTATCTCCCGGCCGCCGAGACGGCCCGGGTCGGCGGCGACTGGTACGACGCGATCCCGCTGCCCGGCAGCCGGGTCGCCCTGGTCGTCGGCGATGTCATGGGCCACTCCATGACCTCCGCCGCGATCATGGGCCAGCTGCGCACCACCGCCCAGACCCTGGCCGGGCTCGACCTGCCGCCCCAGGAGGTCCTGCACCACCTCGACGAGCAGGCCCAGCGGCTCGGCAGCGACCGCATGGCGACCTGCCTGTACGCGGTGTACGACCCCGTCGCGCACCGCATCACCATCGCCAACGCCGGCCACCCGCCGCCCGTCCTGCTCCACCTCGGCGGCCACGCCGAGGTGCTGCGGGTCCCGCCCGGCGCCCCCATCGGGGTCGGCGGGGTCGACTTCGAGGCCGTCGAGCTGGATGCCCCGGCGGGCGCCACGCTCCTCCTCTACACCGACGGTCTGGTGGAGTCGCGGCTGCGGGACGTCTGGACCGGCATCGAGCAGCTGCGCGAGCGGCTCGCCACCACCGCCCGGCTGACCGGCCCCGACCACTCGCCGCCGCTGGAGGCCCTCTGCGACGACGTGCTGGACATGCTCGGTCCCGGCGACCGGGACGACGACATCGCGCTGCTCGCCGCCCGCTTCGACGGGATCGCCCCGAGCGACGTGGCGTACTGGTTCCTGGAACCGGAGGACTCCGCCCCCGGGCGGGCCCGCAGGCTGGCCCGCAGGGCGCTCAGCCGGTGGGGGCTCGACGACCTCTCGGACTCGGTCGAGCTGCTGGTCAGCGAGGTGGTGACCAATGCCGTGCGGTACGCGGAGCGGCCGGTGACGCTGCGGCTGCTGCGCACCGACATCCTGCGCTGCGAGGTCGGCGACGACGCCCCGCAGCTGCCCCGGCAGCGCCGGGCCCGGGACATGGACGAGGGTGGCCGGGGGCTGTTCCTGGTCAACCGGCTGGCCCGGCGCTGGGGTGCGACCCGGCTGTCGACCGGCAAGGTCGTCTGGTTCGAGATGCCGACCCGGGGGCAATGA
- a CDS encoding catalase, protein MTEEPRTRNAPYTTTNAGIPVESDAHSLTVGADGPILLQDHYLIEKMAQFNRERVPERVVHAKGSGAYGIFQVTNDVSQFTKADLFQPGKQTAMLARFSTVAGEQGSPDTWRDPRGFALKFYTEQGNYDMVGNNTPVFFVRDPMKFQDFIRSQKRRPDSGVRDHDMQWDFWTLSPESAHQVTWLMGDRGIPKTYRNMDGFSSHTYMWVNAGGERFWVKYHFKTDQGIDFYTQDEADAMAGTDGDVHRRDLFDSIKRGDHPSWTLSVQIMPFDDAPDYRFNPFDLTKVWPHGDYPLTEVGRMTLNENPEDFFVHIEQASFEPSNLVPGIGPSPDKMLLGRLFSYPDTHRYRIGANYAQLPPNRPRFSRNSYSKDGPMRYEPSRTGAVYAPNSYGGPEADLARFGEPAGWSTAGEMVHEAYTLRRDDDDWGQAGTMVREVLDDAARERLVSNISGHLLDGVSRPVLDRALQYWRNVDQDLGDRVAKKVNGG, encoded by the coding sequence GTGACCGAGGAACCCAGGACCAGGAACGCCCCCTACACCACCACCAACGCAGGGATCCCGGTGGAGAGCGACGCACACTCGCTCACCGTCGGAGCCGACGGCCCGATTCTGCTCCAGGACCACTACCTCATCGAGAAGATGGCCCAGTTCAACCGTGAACGGGTCCCCGAGCGGGTGGTCCATGCCAAGGGCTCGGGCGCCTACGGCATCTTCCAGGTGACCAACGACGTCAGTCAGTTCACCAAGGCCGACCTCTTCCAGCCGGGCAAGCAGACCGCGATGCTCGCCCGCTTCTCCACGGTCGCCGGTGAGCAGGGCTCCCCCGACACCTGGCGCGACCCGCGCGGCTTCGCGCTGAAGTTCTACACCGAGCAGGGCAACTACGACATGGTCGGCAACAACACGCCGGTCTTCTTCGTACGGGACCCGATGAAGTTCCAGGACTTCATCCGCTCGCAGAAGCGCCGACCGGACAGCGGGGTCCGCGACCACGACATGCAGTGGGACTTCTGGACGCTGTCCCCCGAGTCCGCCCACCAGGTGACCTGGCTGATGGGTGACCGGGGCATCCCGAAGACCTACCGCAACATGGACGGCTTCAGCTCGCACACCTATATGTGGGTGAACGCCGGCGGCGAGCGCTTCTGGGTGAAGTACCACTTCAAGACCGACCAGGGCATCGACTTCTACACGCAGGACGAGGCCGACGCGATGGCCGGGACGGACGGTGACGTACACCGCCGCGACCTGTTCGACTCGATCAAGCGCGGCGACCACCCCAGCTGGACGCTGTCCGTGCAGATCATGCCGTTCGACGACGCCCCGGACTACCGGTTCAACCCGTTCGACCTGACGAAGGTCTGGCCGCACGGCGACTACCCGCTGACCGAGGTCGGCCGGATGACGCTGAACGAGAACCCCGAGGACTTCTTCGTCCACATCGAACAGGCGTCCTTCGAGCCGTCGAACCTGGTGCCCGGCATCGGTCCGTCGCCCGACAAGATGCTGCTCGGCCGGCTCTTCTCGTACCCGGACACCCACCGGTACCGGATCGGCGCGAACTACGCGCAGCTGCCGCCGAACCGGCCGCGCTTCTCGCGCAACTCGTACTCCAAGGACGGCCCGATGCGGTACGAGCCGTCGCGTACGGGGGCCGTCTACGCCCCGAACTCGTACGGTGGTCCGGAGGCGGACCTCGCGCGCTTCGGCGAGCCGGCGGGCTGGTCGACGGCGGGCGAGATGGTGCACGAGGCGTACACCCTGCGCCGGGACGACGACGACTGGGGCCAGGCGGGCACGATGGTGCGCGAGGTCCTGGACGACGCGGCGCGCGAGCGGCTGGTGTCGAACATTTCCGGCCATCTCCTGGACGGGGTGAGCCGTCCGGTTCTGGACCGGGCGCTGCAGTACTGGCGCAACGTGGACCAGGACCTCGGCGACCGGGTCGCGAAGAAGGTCAACGGCGGCTGA
- a CDS encoding GDSL-type esterase/lipase family protein, whose protein sequence is MIAGFAATAVLSGLIQAVAAADSPRASSAIDVPQTSAPKPAAPSAVPGGQRAQVLGKQWRQAADRAWTTSSDAQGFHILVAEKSSGYAWKTAASLSEPGFEADAWIGNACVTASGDRAVVVYAPRTFTNKPELMTRGAFTAVVDLNTGGVTKLSVHSSLAYFSPGCGRDERAVVSQFTDDSSSENATRLVAIDAEAKKAQASLKLDGQVTSAVPYQGGIAAADGYSVVKIDSKGKRTRLADTTGIAFQLRTDHDGGLVFLDRRSQGKAAVRRFVDSRSSTLATGRMADVDLTASSDGTVYITGQAKSSGRLPAAVKNPGVAKEAVATTSGQALVTSNWANAKTSPADADALSARPVAAEITTLSTGRTARLETTPGEVALSRGRIDQGRAASPALAPAEASPARTPSSAAAADPNNPVEDERTCAVPRNDVRKQALQPTPRQVEWAVDQAVTDNLDQWISRPANWNGTGVTAYSPQVLFPLRALEGDPNGVPDGNDDWYIPSQILLGITAQESNMWQATRYAVPGVTANPLIGNYYGIKYAADGDQGDAWAIDWTKADCGYGITQVTDGMRKSDTQLTTAQKEAAALDYTANIAYGADILASKWNETSKAGMTVNEGQPKYIESWFFALWAYNSGFHPQSEASSNSGKWGVGWTNNPANPLWKESRTPFLENASGADDYSHAAHPQDWPYQEKVIGWAARPISALFKPGDMQAGYRAAWWNSNAYRTSAKPPTILFCTEANDCDHTKVHDGSSNKTGEGPCKLPGDPDEKDPLYLKCWWHDSVKWKFCDAGQCGNPVHRFNSADYPEQPNENSSYPPVCDAGLPSGTLVVDDVANGTAPAGQSGHKCDVSRSAGTFSFTFASHNATYPGKIDLHQLGAAYGDHFWFSHTRKASDTDGARLLTTGTWSLGSGLNDWVRILVHLPDHGAHTQQAMYEIDTGSGTFTRTRYISQERKANEWVSLGSYKVSGKPRVRLANTTQDGTGDEDVAWDAVAFQPLGGKPKHVVAVLGDSYTSGEGAGDYLPETNKDHGTKQWNACRRSKNAWARKMVLPGMSQPVGTSVDHFSSDVELGFAACSGAMTKNVAYVPSGNSPQKFGEGQFNEVLQVDSGVLSNDTTLVMLTLGGNDEGGFANAMSQCILPTDCATDSFLPEKKAIIDRMIPDLTSVLESIATKAPNAQIVLMGYPELLSRTVKCTGSLWLDMTEVEALATLVNYADAEQKKAVDTLRTGSQKLKVEYANPVDAFVGHGGCDDPEWINKVVTGPNGDGDFHDGDPAAQPGVCLWGVGDGVCISRESFHPKGAGTTGYADVMRKRLGEIGYTGS, encoded by the coding sequence GTGATCGCCGGCTTCGCGGCCACCGCGGTCCTGAGCGGGCTCATCCAGGCAGTCGCTGCCGCTGACAGCCCCCGCGCCTCATCGGCCATCGATGTGCCGCAGACCTCCGCGCCGAAGCCGGCCGCGCCGTCGGCGGTGCCCGGTGGTCAGCGTGCCCAGGTGCTGGGCAAGCAGTGGCGCCAGGCCGCAGACCGTGCCTGGACCACGAGTTCGGATGCGCAGGGGTTCCACATTCTGGTGGCCGAGAAGAGCAGCGGCTACGCCTGGAAGACCGCGGCCTCGCTGTCCGAACCCGGATTCGAGGCGGACGCGTGGATCGGCAACGCCTGCGTCACCGCCTCCGGCGATCGGGCGGTCGTGGTCTACGCCCCCCGCACGTTCACGAACAAGCCGGAGCTGATGACCCGAGGTGCGTTCACCGCCGTGGTCGACCTGAACACCGGTGGCGTGACCAAGCTGTCGGTGCATTCCTCTCTCGCCTACTTCTCACCGGGCTGCGGCCGCGACGAGCGGGCCGTCGTCTCGCAGTTCACCGACGACTCGTCCAGCGAGAACGCCACCCGGCTGGTCGCCATCGACGCCGAGGCCAAGAAGGCGCAAGCCTCGCTGAAGCTCGACGGCCAGGTGACGTCCGCTGTCCCGTACCAGGGAGGCATCGCCGCTGCGGACGGCTACAGCGTCGTGAAGATCGATTCCAAGGGGAAGCGGACCCGGCTCGCCGACACCACCGGCATCGCGTTCCAGCTCCGCACCGACCACGACGGTGGCCTGGTCTTCCTGGACCGGCGCAGTCAGGGCAAGGCCGCGGTCCGGCGATTCGTGGATTCCAGGAGCAGCACGCTGGCCACAGGCCGTATGGCGGACGTGGACCTGACGGCTTCGTCGGACGGCACGGTGTACATCACCGGTCAGGCGAAGAGCTCCGGCCGCCTGCCCGCCGCCGTGAAGAACCCCGGCGTCGCCAAGGAAGCCGTCGCCACCACTTCCGGGCAGGCTCTCGTCACGTCCAACTGGGCGAACGCCAAGACGTCTCCGGCAGATGCCGACGCCCTGTCGGCCCGGCCCGTGGCGGCGGAGATCACCACACTCTCCACCGGTCGCACCGCTCGCCTGGAAACGACCCCCGGCGAGGTCGCCCTCTCGCGGGGGAGGATCGACCAGGGCCGGGCCGCCTCCCCCGCCCTCGCCCCTGCCGAGGCGTCCCCGGCCCGTACGCCGAGCAGTGCGGCGGCTGCGGATCCGAACAATCCGGTCGAGGACGAGCGGACCTGCGCGGTCCCGCGCAATGACGTACGCAAGCAGGCCCTGCAGCCCACGCCCCGGCAGGTCGAATGGGCGGTCGACCAGGCCGTCACCGACAACCTGGACCAGTGGATCTCCCGTCCGGCGAACTGGAACGGCACCGGTGTGACCGCCTACAGCCCGCAGGTGCTCTTTCCGCTGCGCGCTCTGGAGGGCGACCCCAACGGGGTCCCGGACGGCAACGACGACTGGTACATCCCCTCGCAGATCCTGCTCGGCATCACCGCGCAGGAGTCCAATATGTGGCAGGCCACCCGGTACGCCGTCCCCGGCGTCACCGCGAACCCGCTCATAGGCAACTACTACGGCATCAAATACGCGGCCGACGGCGATCAAGGCGACGCGTGGGCGATCGACTGGACCAAGGCCGATTGCGGCTACGGCATCACCCAGGTCACCGACGGCATGCGCAAGAGCGACACCCAGCTGACGACCGCCCAGAAGGAAGCGGCTGCCCTCGACTACACGGCCAACATCGCCTACGGCGCCGACATCCTGGCATCGAAATGGAATGAGACCAGCAAAGCGGGCATGACGGTCAATGAGGGGCAGCCGAAGTACATCGAGAGCTGGTTCTTCGCCCTGTGGGCCTACAACTCCGGTTTCCACCCGCAGTCCGAGGCTTCGAGCAACAGCGGCAAGTGGGGGGTCGGCTGGACGAACAACCCGGCCAACCCGCTGTGGAAGGAGAGCCGCACTCCCTTCCTGGAGAACGCGAGCGGCGCGGACGACTACTCACACGCCGCGCACCCGCAGGACTGGCCTTACCAGGAGAAGGTCATCGGCTGGGCTGCCCGGCCGATCTCGGCCCTGTTCAAACCCGGTGACATGCAGGCGGGATACCGGGCCGCCTGGTGGAACAGCAACGCGTACCGCACGTCCGCGAAGCCGCCCACGATCCTCTTCTGCACCGAGGCCAACGACTGCGACCACACCAAGGTTCATGACGGCTCGTCGAACAAGACCGGCGAGGGGCCGTGCAAGCTTCCCGGCGACCCGGACGAGAAGGACCCGCTCTACCTGAAGTGCTGGTGGCACGACAGCGTCAAGTGGAAATTCTGTGATGCCGGCCAGTGCGGCAATCCCGTTCACCGGTTCAACAGCGCCGACTATCCGGAGCAGCCCAACGAGAACTCCTCCTATCCACCGGTCTGCGACGCGGGCCTTCCCTCGGGAACCCTGGTGGTCGACGACGTGGCCAACGGAACCGCGCCGGCCGGCCAGAGCGGGCACAAATGTGATGTCTCCAGATCGGCAGGTACGTTCTCCTTCACCTTCGCCAGTCACAACGCCACCTATCCGGGCAAGATCGATCTGCACCAGTTGGGTGCCGCCTACGGCGACCACTTCTGGTTCTCCCACACCCGCAAGGCATCGGACACCGACGGAGCCCGTCTCCTGACCACCGGCACCTGGTCCCTGGGCTCGGGTCTGAACGACTGGGTACGCATCCTGGTCCATCTGCCTGATCACGGAGCCCACACCCAGCAGGCGATGTACGAGATCGACACGGGCAGCGGCACCTTCACCCGCACCCGCTACATCAGCCAGGAACGCAAGGCCAACGAGTGGGTCTCGCTCGGTTCGTACAAGGTCAGCGGGAAGCCCCGCGTCCGGCTCGCGAACACCACCCAGGACGGCACCGGGGACGAGGACGTGGCCTGGGATGCCGTGGCCTTCCAGCCGCTGGGAGGCAAGCCCAAGCACGTGGTTGCCGTGCTCGGTGACTCCTACACCTCCGGCGAGGGTGCCGGCGACTACCTTCCGGAGACCAACAAGGACCATGGCACCAAGCAGTGGAACGCCTGCCGTCGCAGCAAGAACGCCTGGGCTCGCAAGATGGTGCTCCCCGGCATGTCACAGCCGGTCGGCACCAGCGTGGACCATTTCAGCAGCGACGTGGAACTCGGATTCGCCGCCTGCTCAGGAGCGATGACCAAGAACGTCGCCTACGTTCCGTCCGGCAACTCGCCGCAGAAGTTCGGCGAAGGCCAGTTCAACGAGGTGCTGCAAGTCGACTCCGGGGTGCTCAGCAACGACACCACCCTGGTCATGCTGACCCTCGGCGGGAATGACGAGGGCGGCTTCGCGAACGCCATGTCGCAGTGCATATTGCCCACCGACTGCGCCACGGACAGCTTCCTGCCGGAGAAGAAGGCCATCATCGACCGTATGATCCCGGATCTGACCTCGGTTCTGGAGAGCATCGCGACGAAGGCGCCCAACGCGCAGATCGTCCTGATGGGGTATCCCGAACTGCTGAGCCGGACGGTCAAGTGCACAGGCTCCCTGTGGCTCGACATGACCGAGGTGGAGGCCCTGGCCACCCTGGTCAACTACGCCGATGCCGAGCAGAAGAAGGCGGTGGACACGCTGCGGACCGGCTCCCAGAAGCTCAAGGTGGAGTACGCCAACCCGGTCGACGCGTTTGTCGGCCATGGTGGCTGCGACGACCCGGAGTGGATCAACAAGGTGGTCACCGGGCCCAACGGCGATGGTGACTTCCACGACGGCGACCCCGCTGCGCAACCCGGGGTGTGCCTGTGGGGCGTCGGCGACGGGGTGTGCATCAGCCGCGAGTCCTTCCACCCCAAGGGCGCCGGCACCACCGGTTACGCGGATGTCATGCGCAAGCGGCTCGGCGAGATCGGATATACGGGATCCTGA
- a CDS encoding transglycosylase domain-containing protein: MGRAEARRAQRRAEKSGIRRLFTWRKMLGTAFGICLLGMGAFAVLYMVVQVPEGNAQARLQANVYKYSDGSLLARTGKVNREIVGLAEIPKEVQDTFVAAENKSFYSDKGVDFKGTARGLINTVSGKGKQGGSTITQQYVKNYYLDQDQTVTRKLKELVISLKVDQKKSKKEILAGYINTSYYGRGAYGIQAAAQAYYGVDAKDLDVAQGAYLAALLQAPSQYDWAVAGPRGKALVKERWNYVLNNMVEEDWLDSAKRQKLKFPVPRDPKPLNGVAGQKGYIVDAARQAVLKQLGISGEQFDLGGWTITVNIDKKKQQQLEKSVETKLIDKLDTKRRKLDKDVQAGAVSVNPKNGAVLALYGGRGQSEHWTSNATRRDYQPASTFKPVILAAALDQRSQTQDDEPITASTRYDGTSKRPVVGGDRYFAPENEDDQNYGQVTVQTAMNKSINSVFAQMGVDVGMDKVMQTAGKLGMDVEGLPAAPAQTLGSMGASPMEMAGIYATLDNHGKKVTPQIVKSAVHQGDEPVKMPDAIGGQVITRQAADSVTSVLTGVVDDGTAHGAVRNAEGLSKQQIAGKTGTSDDNKSAWFSGYTPDLVTSVGLFGEAAFDRTDDDGKKVKMNAQVPLKGAGGGGRVNGGGFPAEIWADFTSHAMGAPNEFDLDTDMGAAVSPPPDTGSPSPSTSPTADPSPSDDPSTPPPSSEPPSSSEPPVSPPPSSPSGDPSSEPPTGPSTEPGPSATIELPDVSGDRRPENENDQSR; this comes from the coding sequence ATGGGTCGAGCGGAAGCGCGACGAGCCCAGCGGCGGGCCGAGAAGAGCGGCATACGCAGGCTCTTCACCTGGCGGAAGATGCTGGGCACGGCGTTCGGGATCTGCCTGCTGGGCATGGGCGCCTTCGCCGTGCTCTACATGGTCGTCCAGGTGCCCGAGGGCAACGCCCAGGCCAGGCTGCAGGCCAACGTCTACAAGTACTCCGACGGCAGCCTGCTGGCCAGGACCGGCAAGGTCAACCGGGAGATCGTGGGCCTCGCGGAGATCCCGAAGGAGGTGCAGGACACCTTCGTCGCCGCCGAGAACAAGTCCTTCTACAGCGACAAGGGCGTCGACTTCAAGGGCACCGCGCGCGGTCTGATCAACACCGTGTCCGGCAAGGGCAAGCAGGGTGGTTCGACCATCACCCAGCAGTACGTCAAGAACTACTACCTCGACCAGGACCAGACGGTCACCCGGAAGCTCAAGGAACTGGTCATCTCGCTCAAGGTCGACCAGAAGAAGAGCAAGAAGGAGATCCTCGCCGGGTACATCAACACCAGCTACTACGGCCGGGGCGCGTACGGCATCCAGGCCGCGGCGCAGGCGTACTACGGCGTGGACGCCAAGGACCTCGACGTGGCGCAGGGCGCCTACCTCGCCGCGCTGCTCCAGGCGCCGAGCCAGTACGACTGGGCCGTCGCGGGCCCGAGGGGGAAGGCGCTCGTCAAGGAGCGCTGGAACTACGTGCTGAACAACATGGTCGAGGAGGACTGGCTGGACTCCGCGAAGCGCCAGAAGCTGAAGTTCCCCGTCCCGCGCGACCCCAAGCCGCTCAACGGGGTCGCCGGCCAGAAGGGCTACATCGTCGACGCGGCCCGCCAGGCCGTGCTGAAGCAGCTGGGCATCAGCGGCGAGCAGTTCGACCTCGGCGGCTGGACGATCACGGTCAACATCGACAAGAAGAAGCAGCAGCAGCTGGAGAAGTCGGTCGAGACCAAGCTGATCGACAAGCTGGACACCAAGCGGCGCAAGCTCGACAAGGACGTCCAGGCCGGCGCCGTGTCGGTGAACCCGAAGAACGGCGCGGTGCTCGCCCTGTACGGCGGACGCGGACAGAGCGAGCACTGGACGTCGAACGCCACCCGGCGTGACTACCAGCCCGCCTCCACCTTCAAGCCGGTCATCCTCGCCGCCGCACTCGACCAGAGGTCGCAGACCCAGGACGACGAGCCGATCACGGCCAGTACCCGCTACGACGGCACCAGCAAGCGCCCGGTCGTGGGTGGTGACAGGTACTTCGCCCCGGAGAACGAGGACGACCAGAACTACGGTCAGGTCACCGTCCAGACGGCGATGAACAAGTCCATCAACTCCGTCTTCGCGCAGATGGGCGTCGACGTCGGCATGGACAAGGTGATGCAGACCGCCGGAAAGCTCGGCATGGACGTGGAGGGGCTTCCGGCCGCGCCGGCGCAGACCCTCGGTTCCATGGGCGCCAGCCCGATGGAGATGGCCGGGATCTACGCCACGCTCGACAACCACGGCAAGAAGGTCACCCCGCAGATCGTGAAGTCGGCCGTGCACCAGGGCGACGAGCCGGTGAAGATGCCCGACGCGATCGGCGGCCAGGTGATCACCCGGCAGGCGGCGGACTCGGTGACCTCCGTGCTGACCGGTGTGGTCGACGACGGTACGGCCCATGGCGCGGTCCGCAACGCCGAGGGACTCTCCAAGCAGCAGATCGCGGGCAAGACCGGTACCTCGGACGACAACAAGTCGGCCTGGTTCAGCGGCTACACCCCCGACCTGGTCACCTCGGTCGGGCTGTTCGGTGAGGCCGCCTTCGACCGCACCGACGACGACGGCAAGAAGGTGAAGATGAACGCGCAGGTGCCCCTGAAGGGCGCGGGCGGGGGCGGCCGTGTCAACGGTGGTGGCTTCCCCGCCGAGATCTGGGCCGACTTCACCTCGCACGCCATGGGTGCGCCCAACGAGTTCGACCTCGACACCGACATGGGTGCCGCGGTCAGCCCGCCGCCGGACACCGGCTCGCCGTCCCCGAGCACCTCGCCCACCGCGGACCCGTCGCCCTCCGACGACCCGTCCACGCCGCCGCCCTCGTCCGAGCCGCCCTCCTCCAGCGAGCCGCCGGTGAGCCCGCCGCCGTCCTCGCCCTCGGGCGACCCGTCGAGCGAGCCGCCCACCGGCCCGTCGACGGAACCGGGGCCCTCGGCCACGATCGAGCTGCCGGACGTCTCCGGGGACCGGCGGCCGGAGAACGAGAACGACCAGTCGCGCTGA